tgtgcggacccatacaggtgagaggccatacaattgcggtgtctgtggcaaatcattcataaataaaggcaaactaaccgatcatatgcggacccatacaggcgagaagtcatacaaatgccatgtctgtagcaaatcattcatagagaaaggcaatctaaccatgcatatgcggacccatacaggtgagaagccatacagctgcggtgtctgtggcaaatcattcataaataaaggcaaactaaccgatcatatgcggacccatacaggcgagaagccatacagctgcaatgtctgtagcaaatccttCATACAGAAATGCacactaaccgatcatatgcggacccatacaggcgagaagccttacagctgcaatgtctgtagcagatcattcaTTCTGAAAGGCATTTTAATCCGTCATATGCGGATGCATACAGGTGAaaggccatacagttgcaatgtctgcggcaaatcattcaGGAAGAAAGTCAAtgtaaccgaacatatgcggacccatacaggtgagaagccatacagttgcaatgtctgtggcaaatcattcagtaAGAAGGGCAATCTAactgatcatatgcggacccatacaggcgagaagccttacagatgcaatgtctgtagcaaatcattcatactgaaaggcattctaacgggtcatatgcggacccatacaggcgagaagccatacagctgcaatgtctgtagaaaaGCATTCTAATCGGTCATAtgctgacccatacaggcgagaagccatagagctgcaatgtctgtgccaaatcattcataatgagaagcaaactaaccgatcatatgcggaccaatGGAGGCgttaagccatacagttgcaatgtctgtggcaaatcattcatgaagaaaggcagtctgaccgatcatatgcgtacccatacaggcgaaaagccttagagctgcaatatctgtggcaaatcatacataaagaaaggcagtctgaccgatcatatgcggacccatacaggcgtgaagccaaacagctgcaatgtttgtggcaaatcattcatcctgagCAGCACACTAACTGTTTATATGCTGACACACACATCAGGAAGTCATACTGTTGCGAAGTCTGTGGCATatcattcagccggaaagacactctatctcatcttatgtggacccatacagacgagaccttctgtggcgaatcctttagcagggaagacaaccatgcaattcacatgcgttctcacacgggcGAAGAAAAGCCTTACGtatgcaatgtctgtgacaagttATTCGGCAGTTaatccgtccatgctattcacgtgcggacacacatagatgagaagcaataatgctgcaatgtctgtggcaagtaattcagcagtaaatccgtccaagcaagtcacagacgggcacacacagttgagaggccatactcctgcaacgtctgtgggaattccttcagccagaaagtccatctatgcaggtcacatgcgtaccctcacatgcgatataccacactgctgcaatgtgttcggcaaatcattcatccagaaacgcgagttaggagatcacacgcggacacacttaggcgagaagccatattgctgcaatatctgtggcatattcttcagcatcaaagtcagcctagtagttcatatgctgactggcacaggcaagaagccaatctcatccattgtttgaatcagggtattcagcaggagatcccacctagcacgtcgtatgcggactcacacgggtgtaaggcgcactgccgcaatatctgttgcaaatccctcatccagaaaaccgacctaccagttcacatgcggactcacacaggccagaagctatactggtgttatgtctgtgacaaatatacagccaagTAGGTCcctgtaacatttcagatcagaacacacacgagtgctctgttttgcgatgaaatgttaagagaatcatttaagttaaccacgcacatgtaaaccacactggtgagatgccgcactccaccgtgcttcttggcaaatcgttcgcacgcagcaccacgctgtcggttcacacgggcgatacggcgcacgagcgtcacgtcacgtcgtgattaagccgcacgtgatttaatagcaatgttattttgcttaacgtcacactaactactacacaagtttccggagttccacaagacctccaattccggagatgtagcaaggcgcatgcgatcgcacacagcagagaagtagtaagctcttcagctagaacagcaccttttctgcgacctcataacatacatcggggagcggtccatcctttcgtaccattttctctgagagaaaagcttcaggtaacataatgctaggtccgtgtacgaaaagagcaaaggtcatttcatgaattatttcctcatcaaccacagatatatacaaccgcttgttctcaaccatggacgaccctttttatgttttcgaaccaaagtagaagtgtgctcatcaacaatcgtttgggagccgtccaggacgaggataagaattaattcggatgaacacagaaggatcctttgacaaagaaaactggtaaaagactagaagcgcatgaaagaagtatccagacttatgaataaacaattcaagggaattagcaagtgccgaatcaagtcataatacgacaCAATTTAAGAAATtttgctgaaacctgagcatatctgtgctcccgtttcctacatGTCGTAGTTTCTTTTAATTAtcagtagaccagtagctcaaagctgtacatgctccctcggcacttgtacgataatattgtgtctgttagccggttctgaatgcaaattgaaagttctacttcagtgcccatagctattcatgaatgtcacgtaattctcgaggggcgtctttaagtagggactcgtatgttgacagctgcagtatacttttctccattttagtttacctgggggTAGTTAATTGGCCTCTCCcttttctctaacggggccacaaggaagttactaaatatctcttatatctcaacgttgcaagtgttgaagagacatagtgagtaatgaacccttttcgtcatgtcaaactggtgtttgcctgttccaggtcttcagcaagAATCGTTAACTCtcgtatctcagggggtgttaatggctcttcgtcacttccagacatgactattggggtatcaaggaaggcctacatcaattaaaagcctacataatctaaTTTTATTCAATAAAGGACAATGAAAAATGATGCcgggtttgttaacaaatatggccataaacagtgttctgcggtcagtgatattaatataacgctgcggctagacgatttcgagttgaaattaatatccacaacaaaaaagtctgaagggctattcacagaaaaccagtttatggttaactagaaagcaacatgagattcaatctgctcagctccataaacagctgtgcgttatgcatccgatttctagatcgtctaaatatcaggaagtgttttcgatacctttttaatttaggccatccactgactgtccatcagcataggacgagataccaGGACCCTGAATGGAATCTGAGAAAtgtcgaaatgtacatcactgagctatcatggtcacccactatattaatgtttaaagttgaggaccaaagtgacctatcgttgaagttaattgaatgtgcgtgatgaccacagtgaccctccaaaacaagtggacttcaagtgccagtgaataatagcgtaaagttatacaacataaaatagtgttatttgtattcactgaatgatgtttcatgaaccgaaataacaggttgaagtcagtgattggaataaatttatgaaaacctgtgaaaagaaattctgttaacatttagttataaccttcagtcaaaccccaaaataaactcgactcatgtgtaacccttacatattttaggtcacggagttcaactgcatctacgtatagtcctgctaaaatataaacacacaaaatattacaactcctttatgaacaacatggcaaaaaatcatgggtatcccatggactaatggcagggtgctactacaccctatggaatactatgtggtactgactcattgtgtcaaacaagaatactcacctgtcatctaggagcagttggctagctacgtaatttcaggatcctagcatgggcgagcaatcccaagaatcccttccatgcacttcaaccaccatcctgctttccactgaaggacacgccatcggcattccttaacacctagctgcactatgaatatatcaagaaatggaaatcttaatatctaaggacaaccttctgacaccagagtaattatttaaacgctcagtggcaatacgaactatgactgtgttatggaaatatcgaaactagaatacatagtcaagtgttcgggaatgttactgagaatccacccTTGTCATTTGCccatgcagtagaattgaaattcaaattactccccatttattgtaacatcaataatgttgtaacacgggtctctatttcctaagaggttccgccgcatataaatgtgaacaccagtcatctcgtcaaacaggtttatacctgccgctctccactggcttacacaagtgagcaaaccgatctcgccacggatggccttttactacagcacaaatcttcgtccaaatccttgtattatcacgaAATATCGGTCAACAatattgccatcacgaattatttcaagtctaatgggatctgtagagtTTGATATGCacttcactggtactaatggagtaattggatgaacaaagaatccctctggatatacgaacctgttctgtgttcaaaccatggacattaccatatttcaaaacactctgtcctgatttttccctcgagcatttttacaaagaaacctcggcattatctacaccattacctctggagtatctactaggagcatgtctcacaaactgagtcgcattggttcataactacatggacaaatagaacttatctaccaccgacagttatggacagttacgaagtttctcacttcacttggaaatacaataatccagacgcatatgacactgacttcaacatagaccccaaacctcaatacaccgaaccccgagctatcacctcctgacaaatgtatcgcagactgacacttcacaaaaaagcataccacatggatggtaactattactcattccattacttattattattattatttcaaaatgttttgccccacaaaggagcgcgattgtacttattttgcagatggttgtgctttcttctcttgccagagcttcttccctctttgttctttattatctgttcttccttctgtgtaactgtgtaatcatcttgggttctcagcaaaatgatgtttgttcaccaacgttctagagctaggcgtgtcccatataatttcatctggtatgttgatttcttgaaggtccttttcaatttcgattatccagttattctgactttaagcgaggaggcattattaaatttttagtgagtctttcatcatctattctttgaatatggcaatcaaacttcaatcaccttttccaaagattgtatctgatatttcctcaatatgttgatataattccggagacctcctagtcatccacactcctatgcatactgggccatggtttccctgaggacttccctatcttgtttttcgatcattttagataatgatctttctcgactgatcaaggtttctgacgtgtgtaatgtttgaggcttaattacggtgttataatgctttaatatagcgttggttgatactgatattttgtcgtacttttccatgtggttctatggcctacttgtaatat
This DNA window, taken from Anabrus simplex isolate iqAnaSimp1 chromosome X, ASM4041472v1, whole genome shotgun sequence, encodes the following:
- the LOC137503150 gene encoding zinc finger protein ZFP2-like; amino-acid sequence: FIQKGKLSDHMRTHTGEKPYTCHVCSKSFIQKGNLSDHVRTHTGERPYNCGVCGKSFINKGKLTDHMRTHTGEKSYKCHVCSKSFIEKGNLTMHMRTHTGEKPYSCGVCGKSFINKGKLTDHMRTHTGEKPYSCNVCSKSFIQKCTLTDHMRTHTGEKPYSCNVCSRSFILKGILIRHMRMHTGERPYSCNVCGKSFRKKVNVTEHMRTHTGEKPYSCNVCGKSFSKKGNLTDHMRTHTGEKPYRCNVCSKSFILKGILTGHMRTHTGEKPYSCNVCRKAF